In Candidatus Eremiobacteraceae bacterium, the following proteins share a genomic window:
- a CDS encoding AraC family transcriptional regulator, with protein MLDRVPQPDDARPTQLTLVASSKKRTWAGLQASIHHTSGGLFKHRPSFLHFSVYMNVGNPVTSVYHRDGVMHRGFHAPGDIDIIPFGEPAQWEEVGPSTSLLVRLMPTLLESTADAMGLSMSALSIAPQLQIRDPKLEHICWALKAELENGDPRERLYAEGLGTAIAAQLLCRYSRTADVLPKNGLTRRQLRTTVDFIDAHLAADLSVAEIAAATGMSASHLKTLFKRTTGLPVHQYVIRQRLDRAVDLISGGRLRLSAAALKAGFADQSHMARCMRRVMGVTPTEVVRNSR; from the coding sequence ATGTTAGACCGAGTACCGCAACCGGACGATGCACGACCGACGCAGCTCACGCTCGTCGCATCGAGCAAGAAACGAACCTGGGCTGGTCTACAGGCATCGATCCACCACACGTCCGGCGGACTCTTCAAGCATCGTCCAAGCTTCTTGCATTTCAGCGTCTACATGAACGTCGGCAATCCGGTGACGAGCGTCTATCATCGCGACGGCGTCATGCATCGCGGTTTCCATGCGCCCGGCGATATCGACATCATCCCGTTCGGAGAACCGGCGCAGTGGGAAGAAGTCGGCCCATCGACAAGCCTACTCGTCCGCCTGATGCCGACGCTGCTCGAGTCGACGGCCGATGCGATGGGCCTCTCGATGAGCGCCTTATCGATCGCGCCTCAGCTCCAGATCCGCGATCCCAAATTAGAGCACATCTGTTGGGCCCTCAAGGCCGAGTTGGAAAACGGCGATCCGCGAGAGCGGCTGTATGCCGAGGGTTTAGGGACCGCTATCGCAGCGCAGCTGCTGTGTCGCTATTCGCGCACCGCTGATGTCTTGCCGAAGAACGGTCTGACCCGGCGCCAGCTGCGCACGACGGTCGACTTCATCGACGCGCATCTGGCCGCGGACCTTTCCGTCGCCGAAATCGCCGCCGCCACCGGCATGAGCGCGTCGCATCTGAAGACGCTTTTCAAGCGCACCACCGGTCTCCCGGTGCATCAATACGTCATCCGGCAGCGCCTCGACCGCGCCGTCGATCTGATATCCGGCGGTCGCTTGCGGCTGAGCGCCGCGGCGCTCAAAGCCGGCTTCGCGGATCAGAGTCACATGGCGCGCTGCATGCGCCGCGTCATGGGCGTCACTCCGACCGAGGTCGTCCGCAACTCGCGCTAA